One genomic segment of Myxocyprinus asiaticus isolate MX2 ecotype Aquarium Trade chromosome 14, UBuf_Myxa_2, whole genome shotgun sequence includes these proteins:
- the LOC127452230 gene encoding beta-1,4 N-acetylgalactosaminyltransferase 1-like, which produces MNCNRDCLLKLFLTVLGITAFGIYITQTGMLNVTGVTNILLPTGTRRLQNTVFTKPIIGPFPSKNRSSCSCKGFTITGLNVPAAELEDVQRRRSEEYRQYKLRMKTNLDTLILAPSNSPLQYPIQGVIVEPLTKSVIPGLALHAQKRRLYKVSLSVKGGVLSVEDLVDGEQVDGQGQSELTILSISLIQLNDLLSRVTYTSTFYHVNTKDLVYLSFEDYEAVFPIMIKRTSVPVLYDPGKDINSQVTITTKTFLRYEELNVLINSIRQFYPEIKIIVADDSLIPEKVNGSNIEQYIMPPAQGWFAGRNLAVSQVTTKYFLWVDDDFIFWNNTRIEDFVKIMEKVPELDVLGGAVGNNQFFFRLVYEEGEEEEGGCLQRRHRGKLQSLPGFNGCFFVDGVVNFFLARTDAVRRVGFDPFLKRVAHTEFFLDGLGDLMIASCKGLSIGHQKKRKQSKYRRFRFPGQSDGKNKLAHHYFKNNLKCIKY; this is translated from the exons ATGAACTGCAACCGAGATTGCCTGCTTAAATTATTCCTGACTGTGCTTGGTATTACTGCATTTGGTATTTACATTACACAAACTGGAATGCTGAATGTTACAGGAGTCACGAACATATTGTTGCCAACAGG CACAAGGCGTCTCCAAAATACAGTCTTTACTAAACCAAT CATTGGACCATTTCCCAGTAAAAATCGATCATCTTGTTCCTGCAAGGGATTTACTATCACTGGGCTAAACGTGCCAGCGGCTGAACTAGAAGATGTTCAGAGACGACGATCAGAGGAGTACAGACAATACAAGCTCAG GATGAAGACAAACTTGGATACACTTATTCTTGCCCCATCCAACTCCCCCCTCCAATATCCTATCCAGGGTGTCATAGTGGAACCTCTTACAAAAAGTGTGATACCAG GTTTGGCTTTGCACGCACAAAAAAGAAGACTATATAAG GTGTCCCTGAGTGTAAAGGGTGGAGTGCTCTCAGTGGAGGATCTTGTAGATGGAGAGCAGGTGGATGGACAGGGTCAGAGTGAACTGACCATTTTATCCATCAGTCTCATACAACTCAATGACCTGTTGAGCAGAGTGACCTACACTAGCACCTTCTACCATGTCAACACTAAAGATCTGG TTTATTTGTCTTTTGAGGACTATGAGGCCGTATTTCCCATCATGATCAAGAGAACTTCTGTCCCTGTTCTGTATGACCCAGGGAAAG ATATTAACTCACAGGTAACCATAACAACCAAGACCTTTCTGAGGTATGAGGAGCTGAATGTCCTCATCAACAGTATCCGACAGTTTTACCCGGAAATCAAAATCATTGTTGCAGACGATAGCCTAATTCCAGAAAAGGTGAATGGCAGCAACATAGAGCAATACATCATGCCACCTGCACAG GGCTGGTTTGCTGGCCGGAATCTGGCTGTATCACAGGTGACCACTAAATACTTCCTGTGGGTGGATGATGACTTCATATTCTGGAACAATACGCGGATAGAAGACTTTGTCAAGATCATGGAGAAAGTTCCAGAACTGGATGTG CTTGGTGGAGCAGTAGGAAACAATCAGTTCTTTTTCCGCCTTGTGTACGAGGAGGGGGAGGAAGAGGAGGGTGGCTGTCTCCAACGTCGGCATAGAGGGAAGCTTCAGTCTCTACCAGGCTTTAATGGCTGCTTCTTTGTAGATGGGGTCGTCAATTTCTTCCTGGCACGGACAGATGCTGTGAGAAGGGTCGGCTTTGATCCATTCTTGAAAAGGGTGGCTCACACTG AGTTTTTTCTTGATGGTCTCGGAGATTTGATGATTGCTTCTTGTAAAGGACTTTCAATCGGCCACCAAAAGAAACGCAAACAAAGCAAATACAGAAGATTTAGGTTTCCGGGACAAAGTGATGGAAAAAACAAACTGGCTCATCATTACTTCAAGAATAATTTGAAATGCATAAAGTACTGA